Proteins from one Bufo gargarizans isolate SCDJY-AF-19 chromosome 8, ASM1485885v1, whole genome shotgun sequence genomic window:
- the LOC122944437 gene encoding protransforming growth factor alpha-like has translation MLGGVLFAVAAYFIANASSEILFAECPDAYTHFCFHGTCRFLVAEWTASCICFKGYIGSRCQKMDLLQVMAGDPRSVLVVALTLLGSTCLVIYLYRRKAQSKLTLLKNIDAHDV, from the exons ATGCTTGGAGGGGTTCTTTTTGCCGTTGCAG cTTACTTTATAGCAAATGCATCATCTGAGATTTTATTTGCCGAATGTCCAGATGCATACACTCATTTCTGTTTCCACGGTACATGCCGGTTCTTGGTAGCAGAATGGACAGCTTCTTGCAT ATGTTTCAAAGGTTACATTGGCAGTAGATGCCAGAAAATGGACTTGTTGCAAGTGATGGCTGGTGACCCTCGCTCCGTTTTGGTGGTGGCCCTAACACTGCTGGGCAGCACATGCCTTGTTATATA TTTATATAGGAGAAAGGCACAGAGCAAGTTGACACTTCTGAAGAATATTGATGCTCATG ATGTATAG